GTGAGTCGCTGAAGACGCGCCGCCCCAGCCGCGTGACGCGCACCCCCTTCACCTGCTCCGCCGCGATGGCGGGGAGGTTGACGTTGAGGAGCGTTTCGGCGGGGAAGTCGTCGCGCTTCACCAGTTGCGCCAGCAGGCGGGACAGGAGCGGCCCGTACGACGCCAGGTGCCGCTCGTCCGCGCGCCCCGCGTACGAGATGGCGACGGCGGGGATGCCGAAGATGGTCGCCTCCATCGCCGCGGACACGGTGCCCGAGTAGAGGACGTCCTCCCCCATGTTCATCCCGTGGTTCACGCCGGAGAGCACCACGTCCGGGCGGCGCGGGAGGATGGCCTGCACGCCGAGCATCACGCAGTCCGTGGGGGTGCCGGTGACGGAGTGCCAGCGCTCGCGCACTGAGCGCGCGCGCAGCGGCAGGTG
This genomic window from Longimicrobium sp. contains:
- the surE gene encoding 5'/3'-nucleotidase SurE, producing the protein MLILCTNDDGYMAPGLGVLAEAAAGLGEVHVVAPDREQSATSHSLTMHLPLRARSVRERWHSVTGTPTDCVMLGVQAILPRRPDVVLSGVNHGMNMGEDVLYSGTVSAAMEATIFGIPAVAISYAGRADERHLASYGPLLSRLLAQLVKRDDFPAETLLNVNLPAIAAEQVKGVRVTRLGRRVFSDSLTQGTDPSGKPYYWIGGGSIEWTSLEGTDYHAVDEGYISVTPLHLDLTNHALLRNVAEWELTA